The Gordonia sp. KTR9 genome contains a region encoding:
- a CDS encoding lipase family protein: protein MNGRSGRIVTHRSTSRRIVGIAGALVAACAASLIPAAVGAAAAGNFYTPPARFAAEPGSVIRSQPSPLLLQIPGMTGQWPGTARTVMYTSRLQDGTPTPVTGTVVEPTAPWRGKGPRPTLVVGSGTIGQGDQCAPSKLMGLPLGVDLTKPSIGVNYTAPEMYYMLVHGVRVFITDYVGMGTPGVHTYVNRAESGQAMLDGARAALDISGAPADAPVGFAGYSQGGGAAASAAELAETYAPELNVRATYAGAPPADLEKVIPAIDGTTIAGAIGFAINGLTERYPDVADVVRRETNPTGKAALKQISTSCIGDIIPAFGFRRVETWTRTGETLSALIARSPGLQDVVRDQRIGRLKPNAPVFVEGGLHDDVIPYGQVAQLAADWRAQGADVTFVTDPTPPILTKSIVNHVVPMLGTFVPGMEFVLTEFRK from the coding sequence ATGAACGGGAGGTCGGGGAGAATCGTGACTCATCGCAGCACTTCGAGACGGATCGTCGGTATCGCCGGGGCGCTGGTGGCGGCCTGCGCGGCCTCATTGATCCCGGCAGCGGTCGGTGCCGCGGCGGCGGGGAACTTCTACACCCCGCCGGCCCGGTTCGCGGCCGAGCCGGGTTCGGTCATCCGCAGCCAGCCGAGTCCGCTGCTGCTCCAGATCCCCGGAATGACCGGCCAATGGCCGGGGACGGCCCGCACGGTGATGTACACCTCGCGTCTCCAGGACGGGACACCCACCCCGGTCACCGGCACCGTCGTCGAGCCGACGGCGCCGTGGCGCGGCAAGGGTCCGCGACCGACGCTGGTCGTCGGGTCGGGGACGATCGGTCAGGGCGACCAGTGCGCTCCGTCGAAGCTGATGGGTCTGCCGCTGGGGGTCGACCTCACGAAGCCGAGCATCGGGGTGAACTACACCGCGCCGGAGATGTACTACATGCTCGTCCACGGTGTCCGTGTCTTCATCACCGACTATGTCGGCATGGGTACGCCCGGCGTGCACACCTACGTCAATCGGGCCGAATCCGGACAGGCGATGCTCGACGGTGCGCGGGCCGCGCTCGACATCTCGGGTGCGCCCGCCGATGCGCCGGTCGGCTTCGCTGGGTACTCGCAGGGTGGGGGAGCCGCGGCGTCGGCCGCAGAACTCGCCGAGACGTATGCGCCCGAACTGAACGTCCGGGCCACCTACGCCGGCGCGCCCCCCGCCGACCTCGAGAAGGTCATCCCGGCCATCGACGGCACCACGATCGCCGGGGCGATCGGTTTCGCCATCAACGGATTGACCGAGCGATACCCGGACGTCGCCGACGTGGTGCGACGCGAGACCAACCCGACCGGCAAGGCCGCTCTGAAGCAGATCTCGACCAGCTGCATCGGCGACATCATCCCGGCGTTCGGTTTCCGCCGCGTCGAGACGTGGACCCGTACCGGGGAGACGCTGTCGGCCCTCATCGCACGGTCCCCGGGTCTGCAGGATGTGGTCCGGGACCAGCGGATCGGGCGCCTCAAGCCGAATGCGCCCGTCTTCGTCGAAGGCGGACTGCACGACGACGTGATCCCGTACGGCCAGGTCGCGCAACTCGCCGCGGACTGGCGGGCACAGGGTGCCGACGTCACCTTCGTCACCGATCCCACCCCGCCCATCCTGACGAAGTCGATCGTCAACCATGTCGTGCCCATGCTCGGCACGTTCGTTCCCGGCATGGAATTCGTCCTGACCGAGTTCCGGAAATAG
- a CDS encoding Dps family protein, translating into MTTTTPITSTLTDEQQSVAGKALQDTLVDLIDLSLIAKQAHWNVVGKQFRSVHLDLDELVTVSREFTDAAAERATAIGVSPDGRAETVAKTAHTKGFGEGWTKDSDVVEAIVANLKAVVAGLRERIGVTEQADPVTQDLLISFASKLEQLHWMWQAQIA; encoded by the coding sequence ATGACCACCACCACCCCGATCACGAGCACACTCACCGACGAGCAGCAGTCCGTCGCCGGAAAGGCGCTGCAGGACACTCTCGTCGACCTCATCGACCTGTCGCTCATCGCGAAGCAGGCGCACTGGAACGTGGTCGGCAAGCAGTTCCGCTCCGTGCATCTCGACCTCGATGAACTGGTCACCGTGTCCAGGGAGTTCACCGACGCGGCCGCCGAACGGGCCACCGCGATCGGCGTGAGCCCCGACGGTCGCGCCGAGACCGTCGCGAAGACCGCCCACACCAAGGGATTCGGTGAGGGATGGACCAAGGACAGCGACGTCGTCGAGGCGATCGTCGCCAATCTGAAGGCAGTGGTCGCGGGTCTCCGCGAACGAATCGGGGTCACCGAGCAGGCCGATCCGGTCACCCAGGATCTGCTGATCTCGTTCGCCTCGAAACTCGAACAGCTGCACTGGATGTGGCAGGCGCAGATCGCCTAG